In Cololabis saira isolate AMF1-May2022 chromosome 10, fColSai1.1, whole genome shotgun sequence, a single window of DNA contains:
- the LOC133451979 gene encoding CCN family member 1-like, whose product MLSVFVLVILCVALVSASCPTDCRCPSEVPVCAAGVSLVLDSCGCCQVCARQLFEDCSKRQPCDTAKGLDCNFGGGHGSATGICRAKSDGRTCEFNSRIHQNGETFRPNCKYQCTCMDGSVGCISLCPQKVSLSKLGCAKPMQVKVWGQCCEQLICPDDAKTERSTTRKHSQDKTSEDDLTTKNDLLPVWTGALKSLPALRSHPMGRILARGVQCVPYTTPWSPCSKSCNTGVSTRSTNNNVQCKLVTETRVCEIQPCKHIPSKKAKKCNHQGKATQPVKLSYAGCRSLKRFQLTDCGSCSHGKCCRPNKTQAPSVRFQCKNGETFRRKVMLTESCSCDDSCSSTNQKPLGVNKLFNDIYKPKM is encoded by the exons ATGTTGAGCGTATTCGTCCTTGTGATCCTCTGCGTTGCACTG GTGTCAGCCTCATGCCCCACAGACTGCCGGTGTCCGTCTGAAGTCCCTGTGTGTGCAGCAGGAGTGAGTCTGGTGCTCGACAGCTGTGGATGCTGTCAGGTTTGTGCGCGGCAGCTCTTTGAAGACTGCAGCAAGAGACAGCCTTGTGACACAGCAAAGGGACTGGATTGCAACTTTGGAGGCGGACATGGTTCGGCTACAGGCATCTGTCGAG CGAAATCAGACGGGAGAACTTGCGAGTTTAACAGCAGGATTCACCAGAACGGGGAAACATTCCGTCCGAACTGCAAATACCAGTGCACTTGCATGGATGGTTCTGTCGGGTGCATCTCCCTGTGTCCTCAGAAGGTCTCACTGTCCAAACTGGGGTGTGCCAAGCCAATGCAGGTCAAAGTGTGGGGTCAGTGCTGTGAACAACTCATCTGCCCTGATGATGCAAAGACAGAGAGGTCCACAACCAGAAAACACAGCCAAGACAAAACATCAGAAGATGACCTGACAACCAAAAATGACCTActgcctgtgtggacaggagCATTAAAGTCTTTACCTG CCTTGAGGAGTCATCCAATGGGCCGCATTCTTGCAAGAGGAGTCCAATGTGTACCATACACCACGCCCTGGTCACCCTGCTCCAAATCCTGCAACACCGGAGTCTCCACTAGGTCAACCAACAACAATGTCCAGTGTAAACTGGTGACAGAAACTCGAGTGTGTGAGATCCAACCCTGCAAACACATTCCCTCCAAG AAAGCTAAGAAATGCAACCACCAAGGAAAAGCCACCCAGCCAGTTAAACTGTCCTATGCAGGCTGCCGTAGCCTGAAGAGGTTTCAGTTAACGGACTGCGGGTCCTGCTCACACGGGAAATGCTGCCGGCCAAACAAGACTCAGGCTCCATCAGTCCGTTTTCAATGCAAAAATGGAGAGACCTTCAGGAGGAAGGTGATGTTGACGGAGTCTTGCAGTTGTGACGACAGCTGCTCCAGCACCAATCAAAAGCCACTTGGCGTCaacaaactttttaatgatATCTACAAACCGAAAATGTAA
- the LOC133451980 gene encoding outer dense fiber protein 2-like isoform X1: MSPESELQSPPLGFSSNGEDGTLSRGELDFSHELGRGSRAHSSQTRTESDITCCGNVTDGKSTFLKLLIDSEAAANSAAIQLVSFKDAIENEFADPRKSAINKHLMTRQRGLLQEKLEDFRRINKSVRQKLKKLQDTETKRIDADQQMDNLLKKITEAESENERLQKHLSGAERKIEELMVQRKEEQENIKSAVHLTKSVEATRAHLQGQLRNKEAENNRLTVQLRTLERTVVEQKMTIDELNIFMGSLTEKAAHDKESLKKATRAQKQRAERFEAAIEKCYAQLKEKDAQLAKAHSERDTRREQKEQMTDEKNKLVAQIDLLKSQIGDLTLRLQREKDELTAAKEVVTQKVDKLITDNAELSNSNEALKVSVARLEQELADCESALVEEKIVSQDRTRQAEQCQYQVADLQAEIDDLRTKYGYILREIERARDGKEAEVEKVRQELQGRVDELKAYPELLSAAEHSLLECQENLQLSERNCSEKSESIKQLQAKIDGQTKQLGSSVRMNESIHEANLQLQAKGNSLQITMDKLTQENFELVRRLAAQEEALSYSNRQLDQRSSECQALSRQLEAALSDVRQQVSKVKDQTSSKEEGLQTKILELEAEKSRRDNELRLLRQSKLTAEKQFEVRLKDLQLSLDQSESSKRSIQNYIDFLKSSYTTMFDEGQQTSTFGSTYFLK; this comes from the exons ATGTCTCCAGAGAGTGAGCTCCAGAGTCCCCCCCTTGGTTTCAGCTCCAACGGGGAGGATGGGACTCTGAGTCGTGGAGAGCTGGACTTCAGTCATGAGCTGGGAAGAGGGAGCAGGGCACACAGCAGTCAGACAAGAACTGAGTCTGATATTACTTG TTGTGGAAATGTCACGGATGGGAAGAGCACTTTCCTAAAACTACTGATTGATTCAGAAGCAGCTGCCAACTCTGCAGCAATACAGCTGGTGTCTTTCAAAGATGCAATAGAAAATGAATTTGCT GATCCAAGAAAATCTGCCATAAACAAGCATCTAATGACAAGACAAAGGGGACTTTTGCAGGAAAAGTTAGAAGATTTCAGAAGAATAAATAAGTCTGTGCGACAGAAGCTGAAAAAACTCCAAGATACAGAG ACTAAACGAATTGATGCAGATCAACAGATGGACAACTTGCTAAAGAAGATCACTGAGGCTGAAAGTGAAAATGAG CGTTTACAAAAACATTTGAGCGGGGCCGAAAGGAAGATTGAGGAACTGATGGTTCAACGGAAAGAGGAACAG GAGAACATCAAGAGCGCTGTTCACCTGACCAAGTCTGTGGAAGCGACTCGTGCTCACCTCCAAGGGCAGCTACGCAACAAGGAAGCTGAAAACAACCGCCTGACTGTACAGTTACGG ACTCTGGAGAGAACAGTGGTAGAACAAAAGATGACCATTGATGAGCTAAACATTTTTATGGGCTCTCTGACTGAAAAGGCGGCACATGACAAAGAATCTCTCAAAAAGGCGACCCGAGCCCAGAAACAGAGAGCTGAGAGGTTTGAAGCTGCAATCGAAAAATGTTATGCACAGTTAAAGGAGAAg GATGCTCAGTTGGCTAAAGCCCATTCAGAGAGGGACACTAGAAGAGAGCAGAAGGAGCAGATGACGGATGAGAAGAACAAACTTGTTGCTCAGATAGACTTACTTAAAAG TCAAATTGGAGACTTGACATTGaggctgcagagagagaaagatgAGCTAACTGCAGCTAAAGAAGTTGTGACGCAAAAAGTTGACAAACTCATCACCGACAACGCCGAGCTGAGCAACAGTAATGAAGCACTCAAG GTATCTGTGGCTCGTTTGGAGCAGGAGCTCGCCGATTGTGAGTCTGCCCTCGTAGAAGAGAAGATCGTTTCCCAAGACAGGACCCGTCAAGCCGAGCAGTGCCAGTATCAG gtTGCAGATCTTCAAGCTGAAATTGATGATCTAAGAACAAAATATGGATATATTTTAAGAGAGATAGAAAGGGCACGAGATGGGAAAGAGGCAGAAGTTGAGAAG GTGAGGCAGGAGCTGCAGGGCCGTGTGGACGAGCTGAAGGCTTACCCTGAGTTACTGAGTGCAGCCGAGCACAGTCTCCTCGAATGCCAGGAGAACCTGCAACTCTCCGAGAGGAATTGCTCAGAAAAGTCAGAGTCCATTAAGCAACTGCAGGCTAAG ATCGATGGTCAAACTAAACAACTGGGATCATCTGTGAGGATGAATGAGTCCATTCATGAAGCCAATTTGCAGCTACAAGCAAAAGGAAACTCTCTTCAAAT caCGATGGATAAGCTGACGCAGGAGAACTTTGAGCTGGTACGGAGACTTGCAGCTCAGGAAGAAGCTCTGAGCTACAGCAACAGGCAGCTCGATCAGCGCTCGTCGGAGTGTCAGGCCCTGAGTCGGCAGCTGGAAGCAGCGTTATCAGATGTCAGACAGCAG GTTAGCAAAGTAAAAGATCAGACTTCTTCCAAAGAGGAAGGCCTTCAGACAAAAATACTGGAGCTGGAAGCTGAGAAGAGCAGAAGAGATAATGAGCTGAGGCTTCTTCGCCAGAGCAAGCTAACG GCAGAGAAGCAGTTTGAGGTGCGCCTGAAGGACCTGCAGCTCagcctggaccaatcagagagcagcaaaCGAAGCATTCAGAACTACATCGATTTCCTTAAAAGCTCTTATACGACAATGTTTGATGAAGGGCAGCAGACGTCAACTTTTGGATCAACGTATTTTCTAAAATGA
- the LOC133451980 gene encoding outer dense fiber protein 2-like isoform X3: protein MTRQRGLLQEKLEDFRRINKSVRQKLKKLQDTETKRIDADQQMDNLLKKITEAESENERLQKHLSGAERKIEELMVQRKEEQENIKSAVHLTKSVEATRAHLQGQLRNKEAENNRLTVQLRTLERTVVEQKMTIDELNIFMGSLTEKAAHDKESLKKATRAQKQRAERFEAAIEKCYAQLKEKDAQLAKAHSERDTRREQKEQMTDEKNKLVAQIDLLKSQIGDLTLRLQREKDELTAAKEVVTQKVDKLITDNAELSNSNEALKVSVARLEQELADCESALVEEKIVSQDRTRQAEQCQYQVADLQAEIDDLRTKYGYILREIERARDGKEAEVEKVRQELQGRVDELKAYPELLSAAEHSLLECQENLQLSERNCSEKSESIKQLQAKIDGQTKQLGSSVRMNESIHEANLQLQAKGNSLQITMDKLTQENFELVRRLAAQEEALSYSNRQLDQRSSECQALSRQLEAALSDVRQQVSKVKDQTSSKEEGLQTKILELEAEKSRRDNELRLLRQSKLTAEKQFEVRLKDLQLSLDQSESSKRSIQNYIDFLKSSYTTMFDEGQQTSTFGSTYFLK from the exons ATGACAAGACAAAGGGGACTTTTGCAGGAAAAGTTAGAAGATTTCAGAAGAATAAATAAGTCTGTGCGACAGAAGCTGAAAAAACTCCAAGATACAGAG ACTAAACGAATTGATGCAGATCAACAGATGGACAACTTGCTAAAGAAGATCACTGAGGCTGAAAGTGAAAATGAG CGTTTACAAAAACATTTGAGCGGGGCCGAAAGGAAGATTGAGGAACTGATGGTTCAACGGAAAGAGGAACAG GAGAACATCAAGAGCGCTGTTCACCTGACCAAGTCTGTGGAAGCGACTCGTGCTCACCTCCAAGGGCAGCTACGCAACAAGGAAGCTGAAAACAACCGCCTGACTGTACAGTTACGG ACTCTGGAGAGAACAGTGGTAGAACAAAAGATGACCATTGATGAGCTAAACATTTTTATGGGCTCTCTGACTGAAAAGGCGGCACATGACAAAGAATCTCTCAAAAAGGCGACCCGAGCCCAGAAACAGAGAGCTGAGAGGTTTGAAGCTGCAATCGAAAAATGTTATGCACAGTTAAAGGAGAAg GATGCTCAGTTGGCTAAAGCCCATTCAGAGAGGGACACTAGAAGAGAGCAGAAGGAGCAGATGACGGATGAGAAGAACAAACTTGTTGCTCAGATAGACTTACTTAAAAG TCAAATTGGAGACTTGACATTGaggctgcagagagagaaagatgAGCTAACTGCAGCTAAAGAAGTTGTGACGCAAAAAGTTGACAAACTCATCACCGACAACGCCGAGCTGAGCAACAGTAATGAAGCACTCAAG GTATCTGTGGCTCGTTTGGAGCAGGAGCTCGCCGATTGTGAGTCTGCCCTCGTAGAAGAGAAGATCGTTTCCCAAGACAGGACCCGTCAAGCCGAGCAGTGCCAGTATCAG gtTGCAGATCTTCAAGCTGAAATTGATGATCTAAGAACAAAATATGGATATATTTTAAGAGAGATAGAAAGGGCACGAGATGGGAAAGAGGCAGAAGTTGAGAAG GTGAGGCAGGAGCTGCAGGGCCGTGTGGACGAGCTGAAGGCTTACCCTGAGTTACTGAGTGCAGCCGAGCACAGTCTCCTCGAATGCCAGGAGAACCTGCAACTCTCCGAGAGGAATTGCTCAGAAAAGTCAGAGTCCATTAAGCAACTGCAGGCTAAG ATCGATGGTCAAACTAAACAACTGGGATCATCTGTGAGGATGAATGAGTCCATTCATGAAGCCAATTTGCAGCTACAAGCAAAAGGAAACTCTCTTCAAAT caCGATGGATAAGCTGACGCAGGAGAACTTTGAGCTGGTACGGAGACTTGCAGCTCAGGAAGAAGCTCTGAGCTACAGCAACAGGCAGCTCGATCAGCGCTCGTCGGAGTGTCAGGCCCTGAGTCGGCAGCTGGAAGCAGCGTTATCAGATGTCAGACAGCAG GTTAGCAAAGTAAAAGATCAGACTTCTTCCAAAGAGGAAGGCCTTCAGACAAAAATACTGGAGCTGGAAGCTGAGAAGAGCAGAAGAGATAATGAGCTGAGGCTTCTTCGCCAGAGCAAGCTAACG GCAGAGAAGCAGTTTGAGGTGCGCCTGAAGGACCTGCAGCTCagcctggaccaatcagagagcagcaaaCGAAGCATTCAGAACTACATCGATTTCCTTAAAAGCTCTTATACGACAATGTTTGATGAAGGGCAGCAGACGTCAACTTTTGGATCAACGTATTTTCTAAAATGA
- the LOC133451980 gene encoding outer dense fiber protein 2-like isoform X2, with translation MSPESELQSPPLGFSSNGEDGTLSRGELDFSHELGRGSRAHSSQTRTESDITCCGNVTDGKSTFLKLLIDSEAAANSAAIQLVSFKDAIENEFADPRKSAINKHLMTRQRGLLQEKLEDFRRINKSVRQKLKKLQDTETKRIDADQQMDNLLKKITEAESENERLQKHLSGAERKIEELMVQRKEEQENIKSAVHLTKSVEATRAHLQGQLRNKEAENNRLTVQLRTLERTVVEQKMTIDELNIFMGSLTEKAAHDKESLKKATRAQKQRAERFEAAIEKCYAQLKEKDAQLAKAHSERDTRREQKEQMTDEKNKLVAQIDLLKSQIGDLTLRLQREKDELTAAKEVVTQKVDKLITDNAELSNSNEALKVSVARLEQELADCESALVEEKIVSQDRTRQAEQCQYQVADLQAEIDDLRTKYGYILREIERARDGKEAEVEKIDGQTKQLGSSVRMNESIHEANLQLQAKGNSLQITMDKLTQENFELVRRLAAQEEALSYSNRQLDQRSSECQALSRQLEAALSDVRQQVSKVKDQTSSKEEGLQTKILELEAEKSRRDNELRLLRQSKLTAEKQFEVRLKDLQLSLDQSESSKRSIQNYIDFLKSSYTTMFDEGQQTSTFGSTYFLK, from the exons ATGTCTCCAGAGAGTGAGCTCCAGAGTCCCCCCCTTGGTTTCAGCTCCAACGGGGAGGATGGGACTCTGAGTCGTGGAGAGCTGGACTTCAGTCATGAGCTGGGAAGAGGGAGCAGGGCACACAGCAGTCAGACAAGAACTGAGTCTGATATTACTTG TTGTGGAAATGTCACGGATGGGAAGAGCACTTTCCTAAAACTACTGATTGATTCAGAAGCAGCTGCCAACTCTGCAGCAATACAGCTGGTGTCTTTCAAAGATGCAATAGAAAATGAATTTGCT GATCCAAGAAAATCTGCCATAAACAAGCATCTAATGACAAGACAAAGGGGACTTTTGCAGGAAAAGTTAGAAGATTTCAGAAGAATAAATAAGTCTGTGCGACAGAAGCTGAAAAAACTCCAAGATACAGAG ACTAAACGAATTGATGCAGATCAACAGATGGACAACTTGCTAAAGAAGATCACTGAGGCTGAAAGTGAAAATGAG CGTTTACAAAAACATTTGAGCGGGGCCGAAAGGAAGATTGAGGAACTGATGGTTCAACGGAAAGAGGAACAG GAGAACATCAAGAGCGCTGTTCACCTGACCAAGTCTGTGGAAGCGACTCGTGCTCACCTCCAAGGGCAGCTACGCAACAAGGAAGCTGAAAACAACCGCCTGACTGTACAGTTACGG ACTCTGGAGAGAACAGTGGTAGAACAAAAGATGACCATTGATGAGCTAAACATTTTTATGGGCTCTCTGACTGAAAAGGCGGCACATGACAAAGAATCTCTCAAAAAGGCGACCCGAGCCCAGAAACAGAGAGCTGAGAGGTTTGAAGCTGCAATCGAAAAATGTTATGCACAGTTAAAGGAGAAg GATGCTCAGTTGGCTAAAGCCCATTCAGAGAGGGACACTAGAAGAGAGCAGAAGGAGCAGATGACGGATGAGAAGAACAAACTTGTTGCTCAGATAGACTTACTTAAAAG TCAAATTGGAGACTTGACATTGaggctgcagagagagaaagatgAGCTAACTGCAGCTAAAGAAGTTGTGACGCAAAAAGTTGACAAACTCATCACCGACAACGCCGAGCTGAGCAACAGTAATGAAGCACTCAAG GTATCTGTGGCTCGTTTGGAGCAGGAGCTCGCCGATTGTGAGTCTGCCCTCGTAGAAGAGAAGATCGTTTCCCAAGACAGGACCCGTCAAGCCGAGCAGTGCCAGTATCAG gtTGCAGATCTTCAAGCTGAAATTGATGATCTAAGAACAAAATATGGATATATTTTAAGAGAGATAGAAAGGGCACGAGATGGGAAAGAGGCAGAAGTTGAGAAG ATCGATGGTCAAACTAAACAACTGGGATCATCTGTGAGGATGAATGAGTCCATTCATGAAGCCAATTTGCAGCTACAAGCAAAAGGAAACTCTCTTCAAAT caCGATGGATAAGCTGACGCAGGAGAACTTTGAGCTGGTACGGAGACTTGCAGCTCAGGAAGAAGCTCTGAGCTACAGCAACAGGCAGCTCGATCAGCGCTCGTCGGAGTGTCAGGCCCTGAGTCGGCAGCTGGAAGCAGCGTTATCAGATGTCAGACAGCAG GTTAGCAAAGTAAAAGATCAGACTTCTTCCAAAGAGGAAGGCCTTCAGACAAAAATACTGGAGCTGGAAGCTGAGAAGAGCAGAAGAGATAATGAGCTGAGGCTTCTTCGCCAGAGCAAGCTAACG GCAGAGAAGCAGTTTGAGGTGCGCCTGAAGGACCTGCAGCTCagcctggaccaatcagagagcagcaaaCGAAGCATTCAGAACTACATCGATTTCCTTAAAAGCTCTTATACGACAATGTTTGATGAAGGGCAGCAGACGTCAACTTTTGGATCAACGTATTTTCTAAAATGA
- the ift22 gene encoding intraflagellar transport protein 22 homolog, with translation MFKAKILFIGPNESGKTILANFLSNATENVGGEYRPTQGVRILEFESQPEGSGDKTCEVELWDCSGNFKFESCWPAIVKDCSGVVIIFNPDIPSHLKEIETWHSMFISSQALQDTRCLLIAHHKPGSEVEGGRLPLASNLSRLPLIHSNLEEEPEEVRQAFHRYLGSVVKAMSESREQEEMSIIM, from the exons atgttcaaagcaaagatACTATTCATTGGTCCAAACGAG AGTGGGAAAACCATTCTCGCAAACTTCCTCTCCAACGCAACAGAAAATGTGGGCGGCGAATACAGACCCACTCAAGGAGTCAG GATATTGGAATTTGAGTCACAGCCTGAGGGGAGCGGTGACAAGACATGTGAAGTTGAACTTTGGGACTGCTCAGGGAATTTCAA ATTTGAATCATGCTGGCCTGCAATCGTGAAGGACTGCAGTGGCGTGGTGATCATTTTTAATCCAGACATTCCCAGTCATCTCAAAGAAATCGAAACGTGGCATTCCATGTTCATCTCCTCTCAAGCTTTGCAGGATACCCGTTGTCTGCTCATAGCTCACCACAAGCCCGGCAGTGAAGTCGAAGGTGGACGGCTGCCTTTAG CCTCAAATCTGAGCAGACTGCCGCTGATTCACTCCAATCTGGAAGAAGAGCCTGAGGAAGTGAGGCAGGCTTTCCACAGATACCTGGGAAGCGTTGTAAAGGCAATGTCAGAGAGTCGGGAGCAAGAGGAGATGTCCATCATTATGTAG